From the genome of Sulfitobacter sp. DSM 110093, one region includes:
- the pgl gene encoding 6-phosphogluconolactonase codes for MNIIEYADREMLVMNVANKLAGKLKSALSGNDRVSFAVPGGSTPGPIFEMLSATDLDWDRVDVMLTDERWVDGNDPLSNARLVREHLLNDRAANAQFIPFFRAGLSPGEGAETVAPSLARHMPISVLLLGMGDDMHTASLFPGDPSLNNALASDAPLLCPVYPEGQPTARVTLPAHVLDGALNKHLVIFGDEKRAALERSEKLSPEDAPIAAVLDEIEVYWAA; via the coding sequence ATGAACATCATCGAATATGCAGACCGCGAAATGCTGGTCATGAATGTCGCCAACAAACTGGCGGGCAAGCTGAAATCGGCGCTTTCGGGTAATGATCGCGTATCATTTGCCGTGCCGGGAGGGTCTACCCCCGGTCCGATTTTCGAAATGCTCAGCGCGACCGATCTTGATTGGGATCGCGTGGATGTCATGCTGACCGATGAGCGATGGGTGGATGGAAACGATCCCCTGTCCAACGCACGGCTGGTACGGGAGCACCTTCTGAACGACCGCGCTGCTAATGCGCAGTTCATCCCATTTTTCCGCGCAGGATTGTCGCCGGGCGAGGGGGCCGAGACTGTAGCACCCAGTTTGGCGCGCCATATGCCGATTTCGGTGCTGCTGTTGGGCATGGGCGACGACATGCATACCGCCTCGCTCTTTCCCGGAGACCCAAGCTTGAACAATGCGCTCGCGTCTGACGCGCCGCTGTTGTGTCCGGTTTACCCCGAGGGCCAGCCAACGGCGCGGGTGACACTTCCGGCCCATGTGCTGGATGGGGCGTTAAACAAACATTTGGTGATTTTCGGCGACGAAAAACGCGCAGCACTTGAACGCTCGGAGAAACTCTCACCCGAAGATGCGCCCATCGCGGCGGTACTCGATGAAATAGAAGTCTACTGGGCAGCATGA